From a single Paraburkholderia edwinii genomic region:
- a CDS encoding LysR family transcriptional regulator: MMNDAVLRKVDLNLLLAFSVLMQERNVTRAAERLFLGQPGLSAALRRLRETLGDELFVRVGRTLQPTPRALSIAPAIEDALAGIERALRPADAFDPARWQGELRIATCDNLESSFFGPLLARLRQEAPQAKLISVAFDGRNVARLLDEGAYDFSISVHDEPSSWHVRAPLFEQTSLCIYDGRHLKCPARLSLKNFIGAPHVNVSIAGTSATHVDAALARLGHRREVVATVPHFSALPMTLQAIPAIATIPEYMARCMAQQHDLTISEPPFELPADAVTMLYRRVDQADSRAVWLRRLTVEVVRDALSASGSRVEVSTDACCYD, encoded by the coding sequence ATGATGAATGATGCGGTACTGCGAAAGGTCGATCTCAATCTGCTGCTGGCTTTCTCCGTGCTGATGCAGGAGCGCAACGTGACCCGAGCGGCGGAGCGGCTGTTTCTGGGGCAGCCGGGTCTTTCCGCTGCACTTCGGCGGCTCCGCGAGACGCTGGGCGACGAATTGTTCGTGCGCGTCGGTCGCACTTTGCAACCCACGCCCCGGGCGCTGTCTATCGCGCCTGCGATCGAGGACGCTCTTGCCGGCATCGAGCGTGCCCTTCGGCCGGCGGACGCCTTCGATCCGGCGCGCTGGCAGGGCGAGTTGCGCATCGCCACATGCGACAATCTTGAATCGTCATTTTTCGGGCCGTTGCTGGCGCGGCTGCGTCAGGAGGCGCCGCAAGCAAAGCTGATCAGCGTGGCCTTCGACGGGCGGAATGTCGCTCGCTTGCTTGACGAAGGTGCTTACGATTTCAGCATCTCTGTGCATGACGAGCCGTCATCGTGGCATGTGCGTGCACCGCTGTTCGAACAGACATCGCTCTGCATTTATGATGGGCGTCATCTGAAGTGCCCCGCGCGGCTTAGCCTTAAGAATTTCATCGGCGCGCCGCACGTGAACGTCTCGATTGCGGGTACCAGTGCAACCCATGTCGACGCAGCGCTTGCGCGCCTCGGCCATCGTCGCGAGGTGGTAGCGACGGTGCCGCATTTCTCCGCTCTGCCGATGACGTTGCAGGCGATCCCGGCGATCGCGACCATCCCGGAATACATGGCCCGCTGCATGGCGCAGCAGCACGATCTGACGATCTCGGAACCGCCGTTCGAGCTGCCGGCCGACGCGGTGACCATGCTTTATCGGCGTGTTGACCAGGCCGATAGCCGCGCGGTATGGCTGCGCCGCCTTACCGTGGAGGTGGTGAGGGATGCGTTGTCAGCGAGCGGCTCGCGCGTGGAGGTTTCAACCGATGCCTGCTGCTACGACTAG
- a CDS encoding AraC family transcriptional regulator produces the protein MRSNNLVDRAFKCECHPPDGPSHRVLQAIQSLRQRYADPVHIDELASVAQLSRSAFHRQFKALTSLTPVQYQKQLRLLEARRLMLSQSLGAEAAAFAVGYESASQFSREYARMFGAPPKRDTSIANKKRPRASVA, from the coding sequence ATGCGAAGTAATAACCTGGTCGACCGCGCATTCAAATGTGAATGCCACCCGCCAGACGGTCCGTCCCATCGTGTGTTGCAAGCCATCCAGTCCCTGCGGCAACGCTATGCCGACCCGGTTCACATCGACGAGCTTGCGTCGGTCGCGCAGCTTAGCCGTTCCGCGTTTCACCGCCAGTTCAAGGCATTGACTTCGCTGACGCCGGTTCAGTATCAGAAGCAGCTTCGTCTTCTTGAAGCCCGGCGGTTGATGTTGTCTCAGTCGCTAGGGGCCGAAGCGGCCGCATTTGCGGTCGGCTATGAGAGCGCGTCGCAATTCAGCCGCGAATATGCGCGCATGTTTGGTGCTCCGCCCAAGCGTGATACAAGCATCGCCAACAAAAAAAGGCCACGCGCAAGCGTGGCCTAA
- a CDS encoding NMCC_0638 family (lipo)protein: MNRIALKVAICCVVFVRASLAFAQADDAEFFTSLYTSLCEKSVHNTEALHSKLIEKKLPEFPTSQAALFLDGFEGHAYPIPHNGQMGNFVLSLPTGKNICLVFARRLDVQTTQTLFAQMAGNPPVGTVAERQPDVDQETGPNGKTHTVSFIWTPKGGGEKILLMQTTASSPTAMLQAMTSVSVVAP; the protein is encoded by the coding sequence GTGAATCGAATCGCGTTGAAAGTTGCCATCTGCTGCGTCGTTTTCGTGCGAGCTTCGCTTGCCTTTGCGCAGGCGGACGACGCAGAATTTTTCACGAGCCTTTACACATCGTTATGTGAAAAAAGCGTCCACAACACCGAAGCACTCCACAGCAAGCTTATCGAGAAAAAGCTCCCAGAGTTTCCCACGAGCCAGGCTGCTCTCTTTCTAGATGGATTCGAAGGACACGCTTATCCGATCCCGCACAACGGACAGATGGGAAACTTTGTTTTATCGTTGCCCACCGGAAAGAATATCTGCCTTGTTTTCGCAAGGCGCCTAGATGTCCAAACGACCCAAACGTTGTTCGCCCAAATGGCCGGCAACCCACCTGTTGGGACGGTGGCTGAAAGGCAGCCGGATGTGGATCAAGAAACTGGACCGAATGGCAAAACGCATACCGTTTCGTTCATCTGGACGCCCAAGGGCGGCGGAGAGAAGATTTTGCTTATGCAAACCACTGCGTCTTCGCCGACCGCTATGTTGCAGGCAATGACGAGTGTGTCGGTTGTTGCGCCGTAA
- a CDS encoding GlcG/HbpS family heme-binding protein: MPRSCETLTLEDAKRMLSAGEARATMLGIPYNIAVVDVGAHLIGFVRQDGALIGCIELAIDKAVTARFFDKTTSFLASLSQSGKPLFGIQDSNAGKVVIFGGGIPVVRDGNVIGAVGASAGTVEQDIEVAEAAIAAL; this comes from the coding sequence ATGCCTCGGTCCTGCGAAACGTTAACGCTTGAAGATGCGAAGCGCATGTTGTCGGCCGGCGAAGCCCGGGCGACGATGCTTGGCATTCCGTACAACATCGCGGTGGTTGACGTGGGTGCACATCTGATTGGTTTTGTGCGTCAGGACGGCGCGCTGATCGGGTGTATCGAGCTCGCGATCGACAAGGCCGTGACTGCGCGATTCTTCGACAAGACCACGTCGTTTCTTGCATCGCTATCGCAGTCAGGGAAACCGCTTTTCGGCATTCAGGACAGCAACGCCGGGAAGGTGGTGATTTTCGGCGGTGGCATTCCTGTGGTTCGCGACGGGAACGTGATCGGTGCTGTCGGCGCCAGTGCCGGGACCGTCGAGCAGGATATCGAAGTGGCCGAGGCCGCTATCGCCGCGCTTTAA
- a CDS encoding alkene reductase, with protein MTSLFDPYYLGGLHLKNRVVMPPMTRTRTTEGELPTDGDLPNALMAKYYGQRASAGLIITEPGDIDQSSHGYARTPGHHSKAQMQGWRLVTDEVHRHGGTIFMQLWHVGRLAHSSILPNGQTPVGATTERAETSQVFAHGPDGKLQFMTPDTPRALSTDEVAAMAGTFAKAAANARAAGADGVEIHGANGYIFEQFMNSALNTRTDRYGGDVEGRTRFLMEVVDAVVAELGPGRVGVRLSPFGSYGDIPKDPLVEETFLYVVEQLGRRGVAYVHLVYELLPTGNMETGEFNPPEYLDHALLAKARAVFPGAFIWCGGFTNLARAQAALDSGLVDLIAFGRTYIANPDLVERLRHGWPLAEPDRSGFYTRNGEVGYTDYPSYSDETSANSAA; from the coding sequence ATGACTTCTTTATTCGACCCCTACTATTTGGGTGGCCTTCACCTCAAGAACCGTGTCGTCATGCCACCGATGACCCGCACGCGCACAACCGAGGGGGAACTGCCGACTGATGGCGACCTCCCCAATGCGTTGATGGCCAAGTATTACGGCCAGCGGGCAAGCGCCGGTCTTATCATCACCGAGCCTGGCGACATCGACCAGTCCAGCCACGGCTACGCGCGCACACCGGGCCATCACTCGAAAGCCCAAATGCAGGGCTGGCGCCTCGTGACCGATGAGGTTCACCGTCATGGCGGCACGATTTTCATGCAACTCTGGCATGTTGGGAGGCTCGCCCATTCCTCGATCCTGCCAAATGGCCAGACCCCGGTCGGGGCGACCACGGAACGGGCAGAGACTTCGCAGGTGTTCGCCCACGGTCCGGACGGAAAGCTGCAGTTCATGACCCCCGACACGCCGAGGGCGCTCAGCACGGACGAGGTGGCGGCCATGGCCGGCACTTTCGCCAAAGCTGCTGCCAACGCACGAGCTGCTGGTGCAGACGGTGTCGAAATCCATGGAGCCAACGGCTATATTTTCGAGCAGTTCATGAACTCCGCGCTTAACACACGCACCGACCGCTACGGCGGCGACGTGGAAGGCCGTACGCGTTTCCTGATGGAAGTCGTCGATGCGGTCGTGGCGGAGCTCGGGCCGGGTCGCGTGGGTGTTCGCCTGTCTCCGTTCGGCAGTTACGGCGACATCCCGAAGGATCCACTTGTTGAAGAGACGTTCCTCTATGTCGTCGAGCAACTGGGGCGCCGCGGCGTGGCCTATGTCCATCTGGTCTACGAACTGCTGCCCACAGGAAACATGGAGACCGGGGAGTTCAACCCGCCGGAATATCTCGACCACGCTCTGCTAGCCAAGGCCCGGGCGGTATTCCCTGGCGCCTTCATCTGGTGCGGCGGCTTTACGAACCTGGCGCGCGCTCAAGCCGCGCTCGACTCTGGGCTCGTGGACCTGATCGCGTTCGGCAGGACATATATCGCCAACCCAGACCTCGTTGAGCGCCTCCGTCATGGCTGGCCATTGGCGGAACCGGATCGGTCAGGCTTCTATACGCGCAATGGCGAGGTTGGATACACCGACTACCCCTCCTATTCGGACGAGACTTCCGCAAACAGCGCGGCCTGA
- a CDS encoding NUDIX hydrolase translates to MKAYLIVLDSSQNVMIGRGGACAGLQRQGWHLPGGTINIGESKTEAALRECAEETGYPIKILPKAFGNGPVEHASYYDQHNANHNRSFLVLTLAQHHTAIDANYGQRARLMRSIKRPANPLDEPFNDVIWISAANFNANHSTQMTAAQNTDWFFDPLHLWFNEPYEAPDDNY, encoded by the coding sequence ATGAAAGCTTATCTGATTGTTCTGGACAGCAGCCAAAACGTAATGATCGGACGGGGAGGCGCGTGCGCTGGGTTACAGCGTCAAGGTTGGCATCTCCCGGGGGGGACAATCAACATAGGCGAGAGTAAGACTGAAGCAGCCTTACGCGAATGTGCGGAAGAAACCGGATATCCAATCAAAATCCTCCCCAAAGCCTTCGGCAATGGGCCTGTGGAGCATGCGTCTTACTATGATCAGCATAACGCCAACCACAACCGGTCTTTTTTAGTATTGACCCTCGCTCAGCATCATACGGCGATCGACGCAAATTACGGTCAGCGAGCACGCCTTATGAGGTCCATCAAGCGCCCTGCCAACCCGCTCGATGAGCCGTTCAACGACGTAATCTGGATAAGCGCCGCCAATTTTAATGCGAACCACAGTACCCAGATGACTGCAGCGCAGAATACCGACTGGTTTTTTGATCCTTTACATTTATGGTTCAATGAGCCTTATGAGGCCCCTGATGATAACTATTGA
- a CDS encoding TIGR03118 family protein, with amino-acid sequence MKTKLKLVSAASLFVSLGLSIGTASAQSYTVTSLVSNPAGAAHFADAQLSGPIGLARASGDEWWVSDSMSGVSTLYIGDGTKQSLVVTVPPANAAPGSTAMGTPSGVISNESPADFQVGGTQSHFVFSTLDGAIAAWSPTVGVASGATPPSTHAEIVATGAPGSVYTAIATAFVQGKHYLYAANFGLQRIDVYDSAFRPVRFPRADAGPYRFNSDRVFTDNEPFVDDRLPAGFSPYSVQAIGNDIVVAYAFHPDRRSTTPVSGQGLGFVDVFSAEGVLIERLEHGDFMNAPYGIALAPLDFGGASHELLVAQTGNDNSGSSGMIAAFDIASGKFHGFLKDTTGKPLVIPGLHGIAPGNSSPENYDAAGAPAAELYFTSFTGQGAQSSSLFGFLTPVAADLTKGNDQ; translated from the coding sequence ATGAAAACGAAGTTAAAGCTCGTGAGTGCAGCGTCACTATTTGTGTCGTTGGGTTTGAGTATCGGAACCGCTTCGGCCCAAAGCTATACCGTAACCAGCCTGGTTTCGAATCCGGCAGGCGCCGCTCACTTCGCCGATGCACAACTGAGCGGGCCTATCGGTCTCGCACGTGCATCCGGTGACGAATGGTGGGTGTCGGATTCAATGTCGGGCGTCAGTACGCTCTACATCGGCGACGGCACGAAGCAGTCGCTGGTCGTCACCGTTCCGCCGGCCAATGCGGCACCGGGGAGTACGGCAATGGGAACCCCATCGGGGGTGATTTCGAACGAAAGCCCGGCCGACTTCCAGGTCGGCGGCACGCAGTCCCATTTCGTGTTCAGCACACTCGATGGTGCAATTGCCGCCTGGAGCCCCACCGTTGGTGTTGCATCCGGTGCGACACCGCCATCGACGCACGCTGAAATCGTCGCAACCGGTGCACCCGGATCGGTCTATACCGCGATCGCCACTGCGTTTGTCCAGGGAAAGCACTACCTATATGCAGCGAATTTTGGTCTTCAGCGTATCGACGTCTACGACTCCGCATTTCGGCCGGTCAGGTTTCCGCGCGCCGATGCGGGACCGTATCGTTTCAACAGCGACCGCGTATTCACAGACAATGAACCGTTCGTCGATGACCGTTTGCCCGCAGGCTTTTCGCCCTACAGCGTCCAGGCCATAGGCAACGACATCGTCGTCGCCTATGCCTTTCATCCCGACCGCAGAAGCACGACTCCGGTATCGGGACAGGGCCTTGGCTTTGTCGATGTATTTTCTGCGGAAGGTGTACTGATCGAGCGGCTCGAGCATGGCGATTTCATGAATGCGCCATACGGCATCGCGTTGGCGCCGCTCGACTTCGGGGGAGCCAGTCACGAGCTGCTCGTCGCGCAGACCGGTAACGATAACAGCGGATCCAGTGGAATGATCGCGGCGTTCGATATTGCGAGCGGGAAATTCCACGGCTTTCTGAAAGATACGACGGGCAAGCCGCTCGTGATCCCTGGTCTGCACGGCATCGCTCCAGGCAATTCGTCGCCTGAAAACTATGACGCGGCAGGCGCCCCGGCTGCGGAACTCTACTTCACGTCGTTTACCGGACAAGGAGCACAGTCCAGTTCGCTGTTCGGTTTCCTGACACCCGTCGCGGCCGACCTGACCAAGGGGAATGACCAGTAA
- a CDS encoding MerR family transcriptional regulator, with protein METSRVSEPVPRYRIGAVAQLANLPVGTLRVWERRYGVVSPARSASGHRFYSEADIHRVALLKNLVDRGHAIGSIAKLDAQQLERLAFMHIDRVAALPTPEACADVQIVFVGTTMAKRIQKSLSTSPHAPLIVPTVFDNMTQAFANPPVRRADLLLLHLPSLHPDDIGRVLTLSASCHAARVAVIYAFAAEHTVEHLKQVGVHTLREPLSGSDTSRTILELLGKRIDDPSVDALNYSPPAPRRYGDDVLTGMANASTTIACECPRHLADIIMQLSAFERYSNECMARTPADAYLHSYLANVSGRAREMFEVALGRLEREERWIADRE; from the coding sequence ATGGAAACGTCTCGCGTATCCGAGCCTGTGCCGCGCTACCGCATCGGGGCGGTTGCGCAACTAGCCAATTTGCCCGTCGGCACATTGCGCGTGTGGGAACGCCGCTATGGGGTGGTGTCGCCAGCAAGGTCCGCATCGGGGCATCGGTTTTACAGCGAAGCGGATATTCATCGTGTCGCACTTCTGAAAAACCTCGTCGATCGAGGTCATGCAATCGGATCGATCGCGAAGCTCGATGCGCAGCAACTCGAGCGACTTGCGTTCATGCACATTGACCGGGTCGCTGCCTTGCCTACACCGGAAGCGTGCGCCGACGTCCAGATTGTGTTCGTCGGCACGACAATGGCAAAAAGGATTCAGAAGAGTCTTTCAACGTCACCGCACGCTCCCCTGATCGTCCCAACGGTGTTCGACAACATGACACAGGCGTTCGCCAATCCTCCTGTGCGCCGCGCCGATCTGCTCCTGTTGCATCTGCCGTCGCTTCATCCTGACGACATTGGCCGTGTGCTGACTTTGAGCGCTTCCTGTCATGCCGCGAGGGTCGCGGTCATTTACGCATTTGCCGCCGAGCACACTGTCGAACATCTCAAACAGGTTGGGGTGCACACGCTGCGAGAACCGCTTAGTGGGTCCGACACGTCGCGCACAATTCTGGAGCTATTAGGCAAGCGAATTGATGATCCGTCGGTCGATGCACTGAATTACAGTCCACCGGCGCCGCGACGTTATGGGGACGACGTCCTGACAGGCATGGCGAACGCATCGACGACGATTGCCTGCGAATGTCCCCGGCATCTGGCCGACATCATCATGCAGCTCTCTGCATTCGAGCGCTATAGCAATGAATGCATGGCGCGCACACCCGCCGACGCCTACTTGCATAGCTATCTCGCCAACGTGTCTGGTCGGGCCCGAGAGATGTTCGAAGTTGCGCTGGGTCGCCTCGAGCGGGAAGAGCGATGGATTGCGGACAGGGAATAA
- a CDS encoding DUF4397 domain-containing protein, giving the protein MRRVLSLLGMVLLSVLITACGGGDDSPPARLRVLHASPDAPNVDVYVDGTKVLNDVPYPTVSSYLNVAAGAREIKVNAAGTSTTVIDVKPNLSSGAAYTAIAANFVANIQALLATDETSAAPAGQARVRVIHAAPDAGPVDIVVNGQVVLSNVPFGTISSYLTLPAGTYNVQVNAAGTSTTAIQASLTVSSGTNYSAVAIGSVKTSPTNPLTIKVLTDG; this is encoded by the coding sequence ATGCGACGCGTTCTGAGTTTGCTTGGTATGGTTCTACTGAGTGTCCTTATCACCGCATGTGGCGGCGGCGACGATTCTCCACCGGCGCGCCTGCGCGTCCTGCACGCCTCTCCCGATGCGCCCAACGTGGACGTGTATGTCGATGGCACCAAGGTTCTGAACGACGTTCCCTACCCGACCGTCTCTTCATACCTGAACGTCGCTGCCGGCGCGCGCGAGATCAAGGTGAACGCTGCGGGTACTTCGACAACGGTTATCGACGTGAAGCCCAATCTGTCCAGTGGAGCGGCATACACCGCGATCGCGGCGAACTTCGTCGCCAATATTCAGGCGTTGCTAGCCACGGACGAAACGTCCGCCGCGCCCGCGGGACAGGCCAGGGTTCGCGTGATCCACGCAGCGCCTGACGCTGGACCTGTCGATATAGTGGTGAATGGCCAGGTCGTGCTGTCCAATGTGCCCTTCGGAACAATCAGCAGTTATCTGACGCTACCAGCCGGCACCTACAATGTTCAAGTGAATGCCGCGGGCACATCGACCACGGCGATCCAGGCAAGCCTCACAGTATCGAGCGGCACGAATTACTCTGCCGTTGCGATCGGGTCCGTGAAGACTTCGCCGACTAATCCTTTGACTATAAAAGTACTGACGGATGGTTAA
- a CDS encoding LysE family translocator, with the protein MVSLATLGLFSAACLALTMTPGPDMLLIASRSMTQGRSAGFASLAGILVGTYCHAIAAAFGLSRLFLAVPIAYDVVRFAGATYLLYLAWKTFRTASPPTTTAPGETRLATQKIFRQGLLTNLLNPKMALFVLALFPQFVRPQDGAVALQILTLATVLNFIGLIVNGIVILLAGRLGARWSSQRRRSRIPRYLLGSVFAGLACRLAVESRK; encoded by the coding sequence ATGGTTAGCCTTGCCACCCTCGGACTCTTCTCCGCAGCTTGTCTTGCGCTAACGATGACGCCCGGTCCGGACATGCTGCTCATAGCGTCACGGAGCATGACTCAGGGACGCTCTGCCGGCTTTGCATCGCTAGCCGGAATACTAGTGGGAACCTACTGTCATGCAATCGCGGCGGCATTTGGCCTGTCCCGATTGTTTCTCGCTGTTCCCATCGCCTACGATGTAGTGCGGTTTGCTGGCGCTACCTATCTGCTTTACCTGGCGTGGAAGACCTTTCGTACGGCCTCGCCTCCAACGACAACAGCGCCGGGCGAAACTCGTCTTGCTACTCAAAAGATCTTCAGACAGGGCCTGCTAACCAATCTGCTCAATCCAAAAATGGCGCTATTCGTCCTTGCGCTTTTTCCGCAGTTTGTACGCCCTCAAGATGGCGCCGTTGCCCTTCAGATCCTGACCCTCGCGACCGTGCTCAACTTTATCGGCTTGATTGTGAATGGGATCGTCATTCTTCTGGCCGGCCGACTTGGCGCGCGGTGGTCGAGTCAGCGCCGCCGGTCGCGAATTCCTCGATATCTGCTTGGATCGGTGTTCGCGGGATTGGCATGTCGGCTTGCCGTCGAGAGCCGAAAATGA
- a CDS encoding FAD-binding oxidoreductase, which translates to MTTIKKRDGSSVSTDNLNRFIQSFYGRILFPHTSAYRAARVVWNKRVSKSPGLIVQCLSTHDIAQAVVFARENDVVLAVKGGGHNVAGHALCDGGLVIDLSLMKQVAAHDNTPTVTVQGGALLEDLDRVTHRLRLAVPTGVVPKIGVAGLTLGGGYGWLSRKYGLTCDNLLSCEVVTAEGTTLTVHQTEHADLFWALRGGAGNFGIVSSLTFRAHPVSKVYGGIIAYPRSESRKVLRAYRDFMFLAPDELTVYAALMTTRDGKPAVALMMCYCGPECDAERVIKPMREFGTPLFSDVRSLPFPDMQRLTNTTSPDGASNYLNSTFVSDLSDEVIDLVIEQSNAVASPLSMVQLQIVDGAVRNIAVADTAYSQRDAGFNIAVEAKWIEQEDSERHIGWVRNFAAALQPYSARTSLVNFLGDASPAEVRAAFGNNYERLAQIKAKYDPTNLFRLNPNIEPRP; encoded by the coding sequence ATGACAACTATCAAGAAGCGCGATGGCTCGAGTGTCTCCACGGACAATCTAAACCGATTTATTCAGAGCTTCTATGGACGAATTCTTTTTCCTCACACCTCTGCGTATCGCGCAGCACGGGTTGTCTGGAATAAAAGAGTTTCAAAGTCACCTGGCCTGATTGTGCAATGCCTTTCGACTCACGACATCGCCCAGGCAGTGGTGTTTGCACGTGAGAACGACGTTGTCCTGGCCGTGAAGGGCGGCGGACACAATGTGGCCGGACATGCGTTGTGCGACGGCGGACTCGTAATCGACCTGTCGTTGATGAAGCAAGTCGCGGCCCACGACAATACCCCCACAGTGACTGTTCAGGGCGGCGCGTTGCTTGAAGATCTTGATCGCGTAACACATCGCCTTAGACTTGCCGTGCCGACGGGCGTGGTGCCGAAGATTGGCGTTGCGGGTCTTACGCTGGGTGGCGGATACGGTTGGCTCTCGCGCAAGTATGGTCTTACGTGCGACAACCTTCTGTCGTGCGAGGTTGTGACGGCCGAAGGAACAACGTTGACTGTGCATCAGACCGAGCACGCGGATCTGTTTTGGGCATTGCGAGGCGGCGCGGGAAACTTCGGGATCGTGTCGTCGCTGACGTTCCGCGCTCATCCCGTTTCGAAAGTGTACGGCGGCATTATCGCGTATCCGCGCAGCGAGAGCAGGAAGGTGCTGCGCGCGTACCGCGACTTCATGTTTCTCGCGCCCGACGAACTGACCGTTTACGCTGCCCTCATGACGACGCGAGACGGCAAGCCCGCGGTCGCCCTGATGATGTGCTACTGCGGCCCAGAGTGCGACGCCGAGCGCGTGATAAAGCCTATGCGCGAATTCGGTACGCCTCTCTTTTCAGACGTGCGGTCGTTGCCGTTTCCAGACATGCAGAGGCTTACCAATACAACCAGTCCTGACGGGGCTAGCAATTACTTGAATTCGACGTTCGTCAGCGATTTGAGTGACGAAGTGATCGACCTCGTCATCGAACAAAGCAATGCAGTTGCGTCGCCGCTAAGCATGGTGCAGCTGCAGATAGTCGATGGCGCGGTGCGCAATATTGCTGTTGCAGATACGGCATATTCGCAGCGCGATGCGGGCTTCAACATCGCGGTCGAAGCCAAATGGATCGAGCAAGAAGATAGTGAGCGCCATATCGGTTGGGTCCGCAACTTCGCCGCCGCATTGCAGCCGTATTCCGCGCGCACCTCACTTGTGAACTTCCTCGGGGACGCTAGCCCCGCCGAGGTTCGCGCGGCGTTCGGCAACAACTACGAACGTCTCGCGCAGATAAAAGCCAAATACGATCCGACAAATTTATTCAGGCTCAATCCGAACATTGAACCGCGGCCATGA